One genomic region from Flagellimonas oceani encodes:
- a CDS encoding sensor histidine kinase — protein sequence MKSPGKDTYRIKDKVTLILKVNYNSSFFAAIFGLVCYFFLGIDGVIPYTFWGYAAINLLNTLLYKQHEKLVLTYNLTSILSMLGAIVITLYSGGIESPFVFVLAIIVFAGYVTTRVFGQLYLILNLAVLTLLFLYDTGDFKISENTIPLESRDWFAYLSALFAVYLLGGVFGKNLLSAHHRLYKSRNEIQERIDEKEILLKEVHHRVKNNLQTVSSLLSLQSRSIDDSKISNIIKSSQNRVVSMAMVHEMLYKRDDYLSKIELKPYVQELCDYLVRSVKGSVNDVKVNLDINNYKLSIDTVIPLGLIINETITNALKYGIAEIPDGEIHVSVEKIDDNRYRMHLGDNGIGYSEEINPKTSNSLGLKLIYNLARQLRGTITRDYDKKGTHYTIEFEEVIEQFNSVDQ from the coding sequence ATGAAAAGTCCTGGTAAGGATACATATAGGATAAAAGACAAAGTTACTTTGATACTAAAGGTAAATTACAATTCTTCCTTCTTTGCTGCCATCTTTGGGTTGGTGTGTTACTTCTTTTTGGGCATAGATGGCGTCATTCCCTATACTTTTTGGGGCTACGCAGCCATCAATCTATTGAACACCCTTCTTTATAAACAACATGAAAAATTGGTGCTCACCTATAACCTCACTTCCATCTTGTCCATGTTGGGAGCCATTGTGATTACCCTCTACAGTGGAGGAATAGAAAGCCCGTTCGTTTTTGTTCTGGCCATAATAGTATTTGCCGGTTATGTGACCACAAGGGTCTTCGGACAATTGTACCTTATACTGAATTTGGCCGTTCTTACGCTCTTATTTTTGTATGACACAGGGGATTTCAAGATTTCCGAAAATACGATCCCATTGGAGTCCCGCGACTGGTTCGCTTATTTGAGTGCCCTTTTTGCTGTTTATCTGCTGGGAGGAGTTTTTGGCAAAAACCTGCTGAGCGCCCACCACAGATTGTACAAGTCCCGTAATGAAATCCAGGAACGTATCGATGAAAAAGAGATACTCCTAAAAGAAGTGCACCATCGTGTAAAAAATAACCTCCAGACCGTTTCAAGTCTTTTGAGCCTTCAATCGCGCTCAATTGATGACAGCAAAATCAGCAACATTATAAAAAGCAGTCAAAACAGGGTGGTATCCATGGCCATGGTACACGAAATGCTCTACAAACGGGATGACTATCTATCAAAAATTGAACTGAAACCCTATGTTCAAGAATTGTGCGATTATTTGGTCCGGTCCGTTAAAGGCAGTGTAAACGATGTAAAAGTCAATCTCGATATCAACAATTACAAGTTGAGTATAGATACCGTGATTCCCTTGGGTCTAATCATCAACGAAACCATCACCAATGCCCTAAAATATGGAATCGCCGAGATTCCGGACGGCGAAATACATGTCTCCGTAGAAAAAATTGATGACAACCGTTACCGAATGCACCTCGGGGACAATGGCATTGGATACTCGGAGGAAATAAACCCGAAAACCTCCAATTCGCTTGGGCTAAAGCTTATCTACAACTTGGCACGACAGCTCAGGGGCACCATTACCAGGGACTACGATAAAAAAGGCACACACTACACCATTGAGTTCGAAGAGGTGATAGAACAGTTCAATTCCGTAGATCAATAA
- a CDS encoding DUF2795 domain-containing protein has translation MYWTLELASYLSDAPWPATKDELIDYAIRTGAPLEVVENLQSMEEEGGEIYESIEEIWPDYPTEEDYLWNEDEY, from the coding sequence ATGTACTGGACTTTAGAATTAGCTTCATATTTAAGTGATGCGCCTTGGCCAGCAACCAAAGACGAACTGATAGATTATGCGATTCGTACAGGAGCGCCGTTGGAAGTTGTAGAGAATTTGCAATCGATGGAAGAAGAAGGGGGCGAGATATACGAGTCCATCGAAGAGATTTGGCCGGATTATCCCACCGAGGAAGATTACCTCTGGAACGAGGATGAATATTAG
- a CDS encoding cob(I)yrinic acid a,c-diamide adenosyltransferase, producing the protein MKIYTKTGDKGTTSLFTGTRVPKHHIRIESYGTIDELNSHLGLLRDQEMDEHSKKTLSLIQDKLFTVGSILATEPKKDKRLKIPRISSEDIEFLEQEMDRMNEELPEMTHFILPGGHTTVSYCHIARTVCRRGERMISYLHENEPVPDNLLSYINRLSDYLFVLARKLSKDLNAQEVKWIPEKLD; encoded by the coding sequence ATGAAGATATACACCAAAACCGGGGACAAGGGCACCACATCGTTATTTACGGGCACCCGTGTACCCAAACACCATATTCGTATTGAAAGTTACGGCACTATAGATGAGCTCAATTCCCATTTAGGACTTTTGCGGGATCAAGAAATGGATGAACATTCCAAAAAAACGCTGAGCCTGATCCAAGACAAGCTTTTTACGGTAGGTTCCATATTGGCCACCGAACCCAAAAAGGACAAAAGGCTTAAAATACCCCGCATCAGTTCCGAGGATATTGAGTTTCTAGAACAGGAAATGGACCGAATGAACGAGGAACTTCCTGAAATGACACATTTTATTCTCCCTGGCGGGCACACCACCGTGTCATACTGTCATATTGCCAGAACGGTTTGCCGCCGAGGCGAACGCATGATCTCCTATTTACACGAGAACGAGCCAGTTCCCGATAATTTGCTTTCCTATATTAATCGACTTTCCGATTACCTGTTTGTTCTGGCACGCAAATTGTCCAAGGATTTAAATGCTCAAGAGGTCAAGTGGATTCCTGAGAAGTTGGACTGA
- the secA gene encoding preprotein translocase subunit SecA: MSFINSVLKVFVGDKSEKDVKSLQPLVKEIKSFEQQLEGLSHDELRQKTASFKERIAEDCKEINDKIAALKEEVENSNDIDRNEEIYSEIDKLNEEAYKISEKTLEDILPEAFAVVKETAKRFAANETLTVTASEFDRVLSGEKDYVSLEGDKAIWQNSWDAAGKEVTWDMVHYDVQLIGGIALHQGKIAEMQTGEGKTLVATLPLYLNALAGKGAHLVTVNDYLAKRDSAWMAPLFEFHGLSVDCIDKHRPNSDGRRAAYNADITYGTNNEFGFDYLRDNMAHTPDDLVQRPHHYAIVDEVDSVLIDDARTPLIISGPVPEGDRHEFNELKPQVSDIVQKQRQHLTGVLAEAKRLIKEGNTKEGGFLLLRVHRGLPKNKALIKFLSEEGVKQLLQKTENFYMQDNNREMPKVDEDLLFVIDEKNNQIELTDKGVESISTDQDKEFFVMPDIGSEIAKIENQNLDIEKEAELKEELFKEFAVKSERIHTMTQLLKAYTLFEKDVEYVVMNNKVMIVDEQTGRIMDGRRYSDGLHQAIEAKENVKIEAMTQTFATVTLQNYFRMYNKLSGMTGTAVTEAGEFWEIYKLDVMEIPTNRPIARDDRQDLIYKTKREKYNAIIDEVTKMSQAGRPVLIGTTSVEISELLSKLLSVRKVPHNVLNAKLHKKEADIVAEAGKGGIVTIATNMAGRGTDIKLSSEVKKAGGLAIIGTERHDSRRVDRQLRGRSGRQGDPGSSQFYVSLEDNLMRLFGSDRVAKMMDRMGLEDGEVIQHSMMTKSIERAQKKVEENNFGIRKRLLEYDDVMNAQREVIYKRRRHALEGERLKVDIANMIYDTSEAIAETNKMADDYKNFEFELIKYFSITSPIDEEEFKKMSFQQIANKVNDEAYSFYKEKMERSATVAFQVIKKVYEDESSKFERIVVPFTDGIKSLNVVTNLEKAYNSNGKQLITDFEKNITLAIIDDSWKTHLRKMDELKQSVQLAVHEQKDPLLIYKFEAFELFKEMIDKVNREVISFLFKGELPSENTAQIQEARNVRRPKENIQTSKEEIPNSDELAAQNRAAGQTQGQRQQVTETIVREKPKIGRNEKVTIKNVMSGESKTVKYKQAEPLIDKGEWVLVND, translated from the coding sequence ATGAGTTTTATTAATTCCGTACTAAAGGTATTCGTAGGAGATAAATCGGAGAAGGATGTAAAGTCACTACAACCTTTAGTGAAAGAGATAAAATCCTTTGAGCAACAACTGGAAGGATTATCACATGATGAACTGAGACAGAAAACAGCATCTTTTAAAGAAAGAATAGCTGAAGATTGTAAAGAGATCAACGATAAAATCGCTGCGCTAAAAGAAGAAGTGGAAAATTCGAACGACATTGATCGTAACGAAGAAATCTATTCCGAAATCGACAAGCTCAACGAAGAAGCCTATAAAATTTCTGAAAAAACACTGGAAGATATCCTTCCCGAAGCCTTTGCCGTGGTAAAGGAAACGGCCAAGCGATTTGCAGCCAACGAAACTTTGACGGTAACGGCCAGCGAATTCGACAGGGTGCTTTCCGGCGAAAAGGATTATGTTTCCTTGGAAGGCGATAAAGCAATCTGGCAAAACTCATGGGACGCCGCAGGTAAAGAAGTTACCTGGGATATGGTACACTACGATGTACAGCTTATCGGCGGTATCGCGCTGCATCAAGGCAAGATTGCCGAAATGCAAACAGGTGAAGGTAAAACCTTGGTAGCTACCCTCCCGCTCTACCTCAATGCATTGGCCGGAAAAGGCGCGCATTTGGTAACGGTAAACGACTATTTGGCAAAAAGGGACAGTGCTTGGATGGCTCCCTTGTTCGAGTTTCATGGACTTTCCGTGGATTGTATCGACAAGCACAGACCCAATTCGGACGGAAGAAGGGCCGCTTACAATGCGGACATCACCTACGGAACCAACAACGAATTCGGTTTTGATTACCTCCGTGACAACATGGCGCACACTCCAGATGATCTGGTACAGCGTCCCCACCACTACGCCATTGTGGATGAGGTGGATTCCGTGTTGATCGATGATGCCCGTACCCCACTGATTATTTCTGGACCGGTTCCCGAAGGAGATCGCCACGAGTTCAATGAACTAAAACCGCAGGTTTCGGATATCGTCCAAAAACAACGTCAACATTTAACAGGCGTTTTGGCAGAAGCCAAAAGGTTGATCAAAGAAGGGAACACTAAGGAAGGAGGCTTCCTATTGCTACGAGTTCACCGTGGACTTCCTAAAAATAAGGCGCTCATCAAGTTTTTGAGTGAAGAAGGGGTCAAGCAATTGCTTCAAAAGACCGAGAACTTCTATATGCAGGACAATAATAGGGAAATGCCCAAGGTGGACGAAGACCTATTGTTCGTTATCGATGAAAAAAACAATCAAATTGAATTGACCGATAAAGGGGTAGAAAGCATCTCTACAGATCAGGACAAGGAATTTTTTGTGATGCCCGATATCGGTAGTGAAATTGCCAAAATCGAGAACCAAAACCTCGACATTGAAAAAGAGGCTGAGCTCAAGGAAGAACTCTTTAAGGAATTTGCCGTAAAGAGTGAGCGAATCCACACCATGACCCAGTTGCTGAAAGCCTATACCCTGTTTGAAAAGGATGTGGAGTATGTGGTGATGAACAACAAGGTAATGATCGTGGACGAGCAAACCGGTCGTATCATGGACGGTCGTAGGTACTCGGACGGGCTCCACCAAGCCATTGAGGCCAAGGAGAACGTAAAAATCGAGGCCATGACCCAGACATTTGCCACCGTTACCCTCCAGAACTACTTTAGAATGTACAACAAGCTGTCGGGAATGACAGGTACTGCGGTAACAGAAGCAGGTGAATTTTGGGAAATCTATAAGTTGGATGTGATGGAAATTCCGACCAACCGACCCATTGCCCGTGACGATAGGCAAGATTTGATCTACAAGACCAAGCGTGAAAAATACAATGCCATCATCGACGAGGTTACGAAAATGTCTCAGGCAGGAAGACCGGTACTGATCGGTACCACCTCCGTTGAAATTTCGGAATTGTTATCCAAATTATTGAGCGTTCGCAAGGTTCCACATAACGTATTGAACGCAAAACTCCATAAAAAAGAGGCCGACATTGTTGCCGAAGCCGGTAAAGGCGGTATTGTTACCATTGCGACCAACATGGCCGGTAGGGGTACCGACATTAAATTATCATCGGAAGTAAAAAAAGCCGGTGGTTTGGCCATTATTGGTACGGAGCGCCACGATTCCAGACGTGTGGACAGGCAGTTGAGAGGTCGTTCCGGACGTCAAGGAGACCCAGGCAGCTCGCAGTTCTATGTTTCTTTGGAAGATAACCTGATGCGTTTGTTCGGATCTGACCGTGTTGCCAAAATGATGGACCGCATGGGCTTGGAAGATGGAGAAGTGATTCAGCACTCCATGATGACCAAATCCATAGAACGTGCACAGAAAAAAGTGGAGGAAAACAACTTCGGTATCCGTAAGCGTTTGTTGGAGTACGATGATGTAATGAATGCCCAACGTGAGGTCATCTACAAAAGAAGAAGGCACGCATTGGAAGGTGAGCGCCTAAAAGTAGACATCGCCAATATGATCTATGATACTTCCGAGGCCATTGCGGAGACCAATAAAATGGCCGACGATTATAAGAATTTCGAGTTCGAGCTCATTAAATATTTTTCCATCACCTCACCTATCGATGAGGAAGAGTTCAAAAAAATGAGCTTCCAACAGATTGCCAATAAAGTCAACGACGAAGCCTACAGTTTCTACAAAGAAAAAATGGAGCGTAGCGCCACGGTTGCCTTCCAGGTCATCAAAAAGGTGTACGAGGATGAGTCCAGCAAATTTGAACGCATCGTGGTTCCTTTTACGGACGGTATCAAATCCTTGAATGTTGTAACCAACTTGGAAAAAGCTTACAACTCAAACGGAAAACAGTTGATTACCGATTTTGAGAAGAACATCACATTGGCCATTATAGACGATTCTTGGAAAACGCACTTGCGCAAAATGGACGAGTTGAAACAATCCGTGCAATTGGCGGTTCACGAGCAAAAGGATCCGTTGTTGATCTACAAGTTCGAGGCTTTTGAGCTTTTCAAGGAAATGATAGACAAGGTAAACCGTGAGGTAATATCCTTCCTTTTCAAAGGAGAGTTGCCATCGGAAAACACAGCTCAGATCCAAGAAGCCAGAAACGTTCGCCGACCCAAGGAAAACATCCAGACTTCAAAAGAGGAAATTCCGAACAGCGACGAATTGGCCGCTCAAAATAGAGCTGCGGGCCAAACGCAAGGACAGCGACAACAGGTAACCGAAACCATTGTTCGGGAAAAACCGAAAATTGGTAGAAATGAAAAGGTCACCATTAAAAATGTAATGTCCGGGGAAAGCAAAACTGTAAAGTACAAACAGGCCGAACCCCTGATAGACAAAGGAGAATGGGTATTGGTCAACGACTAA
- the msrA gene encoding peptide-methionine (S)-S-oxide reductase MsrA encodes MISVRTPFLILLFLASISCQLKNKSDKQEVAQKEEPDTHMATKLSAEQLQEYETAYFASGCFWCVEAIFESVKGVKEVYSGYSGGSEKNPTYEEVSYGRTSHAEAVEVYYDPNVISFRQLVQVFFGSHDPTTLNRQGPDKGTQYRSIAFYKNDKEKKIIQDYIDLLKTENAYGDRTIVTEVTPFKKFYMAEEYHQDYEKRNPNNSYIRNVSIPRLNRFKENFKSYLKEDAH; translated from the coding sequence ATGATAAGCGTGAGAACTCCATTTTTAATTCTACTGTTTCTGGCATCGATAAGTTGCCAACTCAAGAACAAATCCGACAAGCAAGAAGTTGCCCAAAAGGAAGAACCGGACACACATATGGCAACCAAATTGAGCGCAGAGCAGCTCCAAGAATATGAGACCGCTTATTTTGCCAGCGGGTGCTTTTGGTGCGTGGAGGCCATTTTTGAGAGCGTAAAGGGTGTTAAGGAAGTGTACTCCGGATATTCCGGCGGTTCGGAGAAAAACCCGACCTACGAAGAGGTATCCTATGGTAGGACCAGCCATGCAGAAGCCGTGGAGGTCTATTATGACCCTAATGTTATATCCTTTAGGCAATTGGTACAGGTATTCTTTGGCTCGCACGACCCCACTACCCTCAACAGGCAGGGACCGGACAAGGGAACCCAGTACCGTTCCATCGCTTTTTATAAAAACGACAAGGAAAAGAAAATCATTCAGGATTATATTGACCTTCTGAAAACGGAAAATGCCTATGGAGACCGCACCATTGTAACGGAAGTGACCCCTTTCAAAAAATTCTACATGGCGGAGGAATATCATCAGGATTACGAAAAGCGAAATCCCAATAACAGTTATATCAGAAATGTATCTATTCCTAGATTAAATCGTTTCAAAGAAAACTTTAAGTCCTACCTAAAAGAAGATGCACACTAA